One part of the Fusibacter sp. A1 genome encodes these proteins:
- a CDS encoding DMT family transporter, with translation MDVSSKKPSLRAAYGMLFFSATGWAISTIVMKLFIDELPAFHLMLGRFALAALMFGIIKRKSIKMTRKLAFHGTYLGFFLFLAYYFAVISLSYTTASKSGFLVALSVLWVPLVQLVFKRQKPNKWVVLSVTTSLIGLYWISGLDGLGFNSGDAMAIGCSVAYTAYIMLIDKYTLEMNEDQMTFVILLVVAIFSLISTLIFEGLDLKILIDGWLPILVISVFGSSLSTYFQTRAQQVASPESVGIIMLGEPLLTLLMAIFILKESVTTMGLIGGSLLLVSLVIAVVKKV, from the coding sequence ATGGACGTTTCATCTAAAAAGCCGTCGCTTAGGGCGGCATATGGCATGTTGTTCTTCTCGGCCACAGGCTGGGCGATCAGTACGATAGTAATGAAGCTTTTTATCGACGAGCTACCGGCGTTTCATCTCATGCTGGGTCGATTCGCACTCGCGGCACTCATGTTCGGAATCATCAAAAGAAAAAGCATAAAAATGACCAGAAAGCTCGCTTTTCACGGAACCTATCTCGGGTTCTTCCTGTTCCTTGCTTACTATTTCGCAGTGATCTCATTGAGCTACACCACCGCGTCAAAGTCAGGCTTCCTGGTGGCGTTATCCGTACTTTGGGTTCCGCTTGTGCAGCTGGTGTTTAAAAGGCAAAAGCCAAACAAATGGGTGGTGCTCTCAGTAACCACTTCGCTGATCGGCCTATACTGGATCAGCGGCCTAGACGGACTTGGATTCAACAGCGGCGATGCCATGGCGATAGGGTGCTCTGTGGCCTACACGGCCTACATCATGCTCATTGACAAGTACACGCTTGAAATGAACGAAGACCAGATGACCTTTGTCATCCTCCTGGTGGTAGCGATATTCTCATTGATTTCGACCCTGATATTCGAAGGACTCGACCTTAAGATACTCATCGACGGATGGTTGCCTATCCTTGTCATCAGCGTATTCGGATCAAGCCTGTCTACCTACTTTCAAACCAGAGCCCAACAGGTGGCTTCTCCAGAAAGCGTAGGGATCATCATGCTAGGCGAACCGCTCCTAACCCTTCTGATGGCAATCTTCATTTTAAAGGAATCGGTGACGACCATGGGACTGATCGGTGGAAGTCTACTGCTTGTATCACTCGTGATAGCAGTCGTAAAAAAGGTCTGA
- a CDS encoding DUF4440 domain-containing protein — protein sequence MERSLDQIRKDIDKGNAKWIQAWKNQDSVALSNAFHPNGAILTDGGAMMHGRKEIAEGIGQTMKRIGRAVFTIETIDVYHVDGDIYEKGKYTLTTEHTEDSSGNFVVVWKYGEDGELYFYRDIGI from the coding sequence ATGGAACGTTCACTTGATCAGATTAGAAAAGACATCGACAAGGGAAACGCAAAGTGGATTCAGGCGTGGAAAAACCAGGATTCAGTAGCGTTATCAAACGCCTTTCATCCAAACGGAGCGATCCTCACAGATGGCGGCGCAATGATGCACGGCAGAAAAGAGATCGCTGAGGGGATCGGCCAGACCATGAAAAGAATCGGTAGGGCGGTCTTTACCATTGAAACAATCGATGTGTACCATGTAGACGGTGATATCTACGAAAAGGGGAAATACACATTGACGACAGAACATACGGAAGATTCATCCGGCAATTTTGTGGTCGTATGGAAGTACGGCGAAGACGGTGAGTTGTATTTTTACAGGGACATAGGCATCTAG